CCTTCTGTCCGGCGTTAAAGCGCTTCGCCGGCGGATGCTTGCCGGCGGACAGGATGCCGCCACCCTGCTTGATCCATTCCAGATCGAGCCTGCCTGGAATGTTATCCTTGATCCAGATCAGGAACATGATGACGAGACCGAGCATGAAGGGGAACGCGAGATAGTTATGGGCGAATTTTGCGTAAGTCGACATGGTCGCGAAGACGTCGGGACCGAACAACGGCAGGATGAGGATGCGGCCGAAGCTGATGTTCAGGCCCGATAGCGCCAGCACAATGAAGCAGCTTGCCGTCAGCCAGTGGACGAAGCGCTCGAAGCCGGCGAAGCGCAAAATCGTCCTCCCGGAGAAACCTTGGTGGATACGAATCCGGCCGCGGACCATCATAAAAATCGCCAGCAGGGCCACCATCCCGATGATGGCGACGCCGCCAATGATCGGCAGCCTGCTGCGCTGGAAATCACGCCAGTCGCGCCCGGCGGGCTGAATGAGGCTGGAAGCCCTCGTATCCGGAATGGTGATCCGGCCGGTGATCTTGTCGCCCCTCTGCAGCGAATTCAGAAGCTGTTCTTCCTGGACGGCTTCGGCTGTCGGCCTGAAGGAAAGTTGCGCGGCGGCCGGATATGCGAACGCGAACAGCATTACGAGGGCAGCGCCTAGCGCCCTGAGGTTTGAAAGAGAACTTGGCATGGGCCGATAACCTTCCCGTTTCCAGTTACGTGAGCGCCGCCGCGCCGGGCGCGACGGCCATTGCATCAACCGGTCGGCGAGTCGCTGTAGGCGGTCTTCCAGCCCCACATGCCGGAGCCGTAACCGCGCTTCATCACCCGCTCCTTGTAAATCTCGGCAATGATCGCGCCGTCGCCGGCGAGCAGCGACTTGGTCGAGCACATCTCGGCGCAGATCGGCAGCTTGCCTTCGGCCAGACGATTGGCGCCGTATTTGGCGTATTCGGCCGGCGTCGAGTCGGCTTCCGGCCCGCCCGCGCAATAGGTGCACTTGTCCATCTTGCCGCGCGATCCGAAGTTGCCGACCTTCGGATACTGCGGCGCGCCGAACGGACAGGCGTAGAAGCAGTAGCCGCAGCCGATGCACAGATCCTTGGAGTGCAGCACGACGCCGTCGGCGGTGGTGTAGAAGCACGACACCGGGCAGACCGCGGCGCACGGCGCATCCGTGCAATGCATGCAGGCCATCGAGACCGAGCGTTCGCCGGGCTTGCCGTCATTGATGGTGACGACACGGCGGCGATTGATGCCCCACGGCACTTCATGTTCGTTCTTGCAGGCCGTCACGCAGGCGTTGCACTCGATGCAACGGTCGGCATCACAGAGAAATTTGACGCGAGCCATGATCTATTCTCCTCTCACGCCGATTGGATCTGGCACAGGGTCACCTTGCCCTCGTGCATGCCGGTGACCGGGTCGTAGCCGTAGGACGTGATCGTGTTGACGCTTTCGCCCAGCACGATCGGATCTGACCCCTTCGGATAGTTGCCGCGTTGGTCGACGCCCTGGAACCAGCCGGCGAAGTGGAACGGCATGAACGCCACCCCCTTCCCGACGCGATCGGTGACCAGCGCCTTGACGCGGGCCTTCGAACTGTTTTCCGGACCGAACACCCAGACCCAGCCGCCGTCCTTGATACCGCGCTCGGCGGCGTCAGACGTGTTGACCTCGACGAACATGTCCTGCTGCAATTCGGCCAGCCATTTGTTCGACCGGGTTTCCTCGCCGCCGCCTTCGTATTCAACGAGGCGTCCCGAGGTCAGGATGATCGGGAATTGCTTGGCAAGCCCCTTATCCACCGCCGCCTTCTGAACGGAGAAGCCGAGATTGGCCATGCGGAACTGACGCCCGTCCGGACGCGTCGGATACTTCGCGACGAGATCAGGCCGCGCGGTGTAGATCGGCTCGCGGTGCACCGGCACGGGATCGGGCAGATTCCACGCCACCGCGCGGGCCTTGCCGTTGCCATACGCCATCACGCCACGCTCCAACGTAACGCGGATGATGCCGCCCGACAGGTCGACTGCCCAGCCGACGCCATCAGGACTGTTGCCGCCGATCTTGTTGATGGTGGCGAGTTCGTCCGCGGTGAGATCCTTGTCCCAGCCGAGCTTCTTGAGCAGCCCATAGGTGAACTCGGGATAGCCGTCGGTCAGTTCCGAGCCCTTGCTGTAGGAACCTTCGGCCAGCAAATTGACGTTCTTCACCGAACCGTCCGGCTGCTTTTCCTCATAGACGACGCCGAAGCGCGCCCGGAACGTGCCGCCACCATCCTTCACATGAAGGTTGGTGTTGTAGAGCGTGTGCGTGCCCGGATGCTTGATCTGCGGCGTGCCCCAGCACGGCCACGGCAGGCCGTAATAGTCGCCGCCGATTTCGGGTTCGTCGGCCTTGGCACGCAGGGTCACCAGGTCGAACTTGCCCTGGTTCTTCATGTGCGCCTTCAAGCGCTCCGGCGACTGGCCGGAATAGCCGGTCGAGAAACCGCCGCGGTTGATTTCGCGCAGCAGGTCTTCCGGAGACGGGCGATTGTTTTCCACCTTGATGTTCTTGAACATCGGATCGGCGAAACCGAGCTTCCTGGAAAGCAGATAGATGATCTCGTAGTCGTCCTTCGATTCGAAGATCGGCTTGACGATCTGCTCGCCCCACTGCAGCGAGCGGTTCGAAGCCGTGCGCGAGCCCGAGGTCTCGAACTGGGTACAGGCCGGCAACAGGTATGTCCCGTTCTTGCGCTCGGAGATCGCGGCAAACGTGGTGGGATGCGGATCGGCGACCACGAGCAACTCGAGCTTCTCGATCCCCTTCACCATCTCGGTCATGCGCGGCACGGTATTGCCGCCGTGCCCCATGATGACCACGCCCTTCACGGCATCGCGCTGGTCGACGTCGTCAGGATTGGCCAGCGTCGCATCGAACCAGCGGGTCCACGGGATGCCCGGCAATTCCATGTTCTGCTTGCGGGTACGGGCCGGACGGCCGGCCTTCGCCGGCACTTCGTCGAAGCGGGACTGCAGATAATCGTAATCGACTTCCCAGACGCGCGCCCAGTGCTTCCAGGCGCCTTCGACCAGTCCGTAGTAGAGCGGCAGCGTCACGATATCGAGACCGATGTCGGTCGCGCCCTGCACGTTGCAATGGCCGCGGAAAATGTTGGCGCCATTGCCGAAGGAGCCAACGTTGCCCGTCGCCAGCAACAAGTTGCAATAAGCGCGGACGTTGGCGGTTCCCACAGTGTGCTGGGTGCCGCCCATGCACCAGACAAAGGCCGACGGCTTCTGCTTGGCGAAGGTTTCGGCGACCTTCTTCAACTGCTCGCCGGGAATTCCGGTGACACGCTCGACCTCTTCCGGCGTCCACTTCGCGACTTCGGCGCGGATCTGGTCCATCCCGTAGACGCGCTGCTGGATGAACTGCTTGTCCTCCCAGCCATTGTTGAAGATGTGGTGCAGCATGCCCCAGATCACCGCAATGTCGGTGCCGCCGCGGAACCGGACATATTCGGTGGCATGGGCCGCGGTGCGGGTGAAGCGCGGATCGAGCACGAACACGTTGGCGCGATTGATCTCCTTGCCGGTCAGGATGTGCTGCAACGATACCGGATGCGCTTCCGCGGCGTTCGACCCCATGAAGACAACGGTCTTCGAGTTGCGCATGTCGTTGTAGGAGTTGGTCATCGCGCCGTAGCCCCAGGTATTGGCGACGCCGGCGACGGTGGTCGAATGACAGATACGGGCCTGGTGATCGATCGAATTGGTGCCCCAGAACGCCGCGAATTTGCGGAACAGGTAGCCACCTTCATTGGAGAATTTCGCCGAGCCCAGCAGGTAGACGGAATCGGCGCCGGACTTGGCGCGGATCTCGAGCATCTTGTCGCCGATCTCGTTGATGGCCTGGTCCCACGAGATCTTTTGCCACTCGCCGTTGACCAGCTTCATCGGAGATTTCAGCCGGCGGTCGCCATGCACGAGCTCGCGCACCGAGGCGCCCTTGGCGCAATGCGAGCCGCGGTTGATCGGGCTGTCCCAGGCCGGCTCCTGGCCAACCCAGACACCGTTCTGCACTTCGGCGATCACGGTGCAACCGACCGAGCAATGCGTGCAGATGTTCTTTTTGATTTCCGTCGGCGCACCGACGATCTTCGGACCAGCCTGCGCCTTGCGCACCGAGCCGAGCGGCATCAGGCCGATCGCGGCGCCCGCACCGGCCGCCAGGCCGGACCGCCGCAGGAACGTGCGGCGGTCGAGAACATCAGACGCGAGGCCGGCAGCGATGCCCTGCAAACGCGCCCTGCCCGCGGATCCGTCTCTTCGCTTCATCAACATGTGCGTTGTCCCATCAATAGCGGTTGACGCGGTAGTAGTTCTTGACGTGATCGGTTTCCTTGTAGCGCGCCTTGACGCGCTCGGCCTGCGACTCGTCCGCCACGGCCTCGCCGCCGGTGAGCGGGACAACGGCTGCTGCTGCGACCGCCGAGCCGCCCATCAGAAACAGGCTGCGCCGATCCACCCCCGTGGCCCGTGACTTGCCCTTGCTGTCAGATGGTTTGCTCATTGCGATCTCCCCTTCTCACGTCGTCTTTCGCCGTCACTCGGACAGCGTGAAGGCCTCGGATTCCAATTCCATGAAGACACGGCCGGTACGGCCGACG
This portion of the Bradyrhizobium sp. AZCC 2262 genome encodes:
- a CDS encoding formate dehydrogenase subunit gamma, producing MPSSLSNLRALGAALVMLFAFAYPAAAQLSFRPTAEAVQEEQLLNSLQRGDKITGRITIPDTRASSLIQPAGRDWRDFQRSRLPIIGGVAIIGMVALLAIFMMVRGRIRIHQGFSGRTILRFAGFERFVHWLTASCFIVLALSGLNISFGRILILPLFGPDVFATMSTYAKFAHNYLAFPFMLGLVIMFLIWIKDNIPGRLDLEWIKQGGGILSAGKHPPAKRFNAGQKGIFWIVIIGGALMSVSGWFLIFPYLAATVTVLQFWTVIHAVIAMLFIAAMLAHIYIGSIGMEGAFDAMGTGEVDLNWAKEHHSLWVEEEQAKAHGPSDSTPRAVPAE
- a CDS encoding formate dehydrogenase subunit alpha; its protein translation is MLMKRRDGSAGRARLQGIAAGLASDVLDRRTFLRRSGLAAGAGAAIGLMPLGSVRKAQAGPKIVGAPTEIKKNICTHCSVGCTVIAEVQNGVWVGQEPAWDSPINRGSHCAKGASVRELVHGDRRLKSPMKLVNGEWQKISWDQAINEIGDKMLEIRAKSGADSVYLLGSAKFSNEGGYLFRKFAAFWGTNSIDHQARICHSTTVAGVANTWGYGAMTNSYNDMRNSKTVVFMGSNAAEAHPVSLQHILTGKEINRANVFVLDPRFTRTAAHATEYVRFRGGTDIAVIWGMLHHIFNNGWEDKQFIQQRVYGMDQIRAEVAKWTPEEVERVTGIPGEQLKKVAETFAKQKPSAFVWCMGGTQHTVGTANVRAYCNLLLATGNVGSFGNGANIFRGHCNVQGATDIGLDIVTLPLYYGLVEGAWKHWARVWEVDYDYLQSRFDEVPAKAGRPARTRKQNMELPGIPWTRWFDATLANPDDVDQRDAVKGVVIMGHGGNTVPRMTEMVKGIEKLELLVVADPHPTTFAAISERKNGTYLLPACTQFETSGSRTASNRSLQWGEQIVKPIFESKDDYEIIYLLSRKLGFADPMFKNIKVENNRPSPEDLLREINRGGFSTGYSGQSPERLKAHMKNQGKFDLVTLRAKADEPEIGGDYYGLPWPCWGTPQIKHPGTHTLYNTNLHVKDGGGTFRARFGVVYEEKQPDGSVKNVNLLAEGSYSKGSELTDGYPEFTYGLLKKLGWDKDLTADELATINKIGGNSPDGVGWAVDLSGGIIRVTLERGVMAYGNGKARAVAWNLPDPVPVHREPIYTARPDLVAKYPTRPDGRQFRMANLGFSVQKAAVDKGLAKQFPIILTSGRLVEYEGGGEETRSNKWLAELQQDMFVEVNTSDAAERGIKDGGWVWVFGPENSSKARVKALVTDRVGKGVAFMPFHFAGWFQGVDQRGNYPKGSDPIVLGESVNTITSYGYDPVTGMHEGKVTLCQIQSA
- the fdh3B gene encoding formate dehydrogenase FDH3 subunit beta; translation: MARVKFLCDADRCIECNACVTACKNEHEVPWGINRRRVVTINDGKPGERSVSMACMHCTDAPCAAVCPVSCFYTTADGVVLHSKDLCIGCGYCFYACPFGAPQYPKVGNFGSRGKMDKCTYCAGGPEADSTPAEYAKYGANRLAEGKLPICAEMCSTKSLLAGDGAIIAEIYKERVMKRGYGSGMWGWKTAYSDSPTG